CCCCTAGTGTATTTTGTGCCTAAAATTGTGAATTGAAAAATTGGACAGAACTAATCCTGCAAGAGGTCATACTAGGATTATTTAATCAAGCGAAAACACTAGTCCTTTGAGCAGTACAACAACCCTGTTAGTTTGAACCTGAAGGTCCTTTGAGCATCAGGTCCAGCTTGCTCaaggctcacacacacacacacaaatcatTATCTTAGACAAGACACAAAATGACAAGTGAAATTAGACCAGATCAAATACAACCTGATAAATACTACATACAACACAGTAAAAGCAGCTAGAACAAAGCCTCCTCCATTGGGCGGCCAGAACCTACTAGGTTAGGGATGAGGAAAAGGGGATCGGGAGACAAGGGGATTGGGAGAAGGGGATCTGGATCAGGCACGGTTCGGTCAACAGGATTTTTTTCTTCTTTAAGGTCCTAAACGAGGGGTAAAATAGACTTTTCAAGTCGCActtaacggtggaaccagcaaaaaCTGAAGGAAGTGTATGGAAGGAAGAAAATGATGTTATGGTgtcaaaaaaggaaaaataaaaggtaAAAAAGGGAATCAGATTTTAAGAAAAGGCCAAATAAGGAATTCTCTCTATTATATGTATGCCACTCAACGATTTGTGGCGGTTTCATCCGGTTTTCTGTTTATTAACCGAACAACTCTCTTCTGCTTTATTAGTGAGATGACGTAAAGCATTTTATCTCGGTTTAAAAGAAACCTTTAAATGTATGGTTCATATGGGCAACTCCCGACTTCATCATAAGAGCTCTCTTTGATAATTTCAAACAAGAATTTCATGAAGTTGAATGGTTTAACTTTGTGAAGATACACCATGATATGCTCTTCTAGGACACCTCCTAAATGTCAAATGCATACGTGGCTAGCCATTCAAGGACGGTGCAACACGGCTGACCAACTCCCGAAGAAAAACTGGTCACACACGCCGATCTGCACACTCTGTCGACAACAGCCGGAAACTGCCCTACACTTGTTCGCTCCGGACGACATGGCAGCAAGTATTACAACGATTCAACGTTCAGATCACACGTCCAGCTCCGGACGAACCCTGCCTTGAAGACTGGTGGTTCTACGCAGTCCGCACGCTTCCCCCACAAGCTAGGAGACATGCAAACACCATAATCATCTGCACCTGCTGGCAAATTTGAAAGGAGCGCAACGCTAGGATTTTCAAACAAAGGTCGACCACGGCCACCGCAATTAGAGCAATTATCAATGAGGAACTACGACTATGATTAAGAGAAGGCACAACCCCAGCTAACTTGGCCTTcggccttttttcttttctttctttactTTGAATAGCTGTCAATACCTAGCTCTAATCATGCTAACCATGTAACTTGGCCGTCTTGGCCTTTCTCTTAATGCAATGAACTCAGCGCTGGCTGTTTTCCCGTCAAAAACCATGATCTTCTTAGGGTGTCCTCACATGTTTGTTGTATCTCCATTTTTTGGGTCAAGTGTGTGTCTCAATTATTATTTTCGGGTGTACCTCAGAATATAGTTATGACTTGTGAGTGTGTAAGGGCATCTACAGCCGGGCCCTTAATATCCATCTGAAACGTCCGGGCACACCGCTCGGTCATTGACCGGTCACAAAAAATCCACCCAACCGGACATCTCAAAGAAGCCTCAAACGTGCCGGACAGGAAACGTCCGGGCACACCGCTAGGTCATTGACCGGTCACAAAAAATCCACCCAACCGGACATCTCAAAAAAGTCTCAAACGTCCAGGCTGGCCGGCACGCCTAATATCCGAATATGAGAGATCCCGGACACGGCCGGACACGGCCGCCACTTCGGTGTGACTGCGTGGCCCCGTGTGGACTTGCCCGGAAATACGAAGGTCCAACGGGCACCTCGACCATTGCCATGGTATGAACGTCGTGTGTTGCCGCtccggcttgccacccaaggctatAGCCGGCTATTTAAGCTCGCCGGCGTCTCCCAGCCCTAGCAcatccacctcctccctccctACGTCGCCACCTGAGTCCATCCGCCTCCTCTCCCCCCGCTCTCCGGTCTCAGTATGGTCCGTCGTTGGATCACCACCTACGTTCAGCTCATGTCGGAGCGCCAGATGCAGATCGAGGTAGAGGGGGCCGCAATAGAGGTATCGAAGGGGCGGAGCTGCAGCTGCCGCACATCTATCCGACGGAGGGCAACGGAGATCGTCAAAATATCCGACGAAGAGTAGATAGTTTATACGTAGTACGCATGTTTATATGTTTGCATGTTTTTGTGTGGATTTCAAAATTTTAATATGAGATGTTCGGCTACAACAATTTTTTTAAACGTGACCGGTCAGTTTCCGTGGACATGCTCGGCGCAGACGCGTTTGCGGACGTTTGAGGAATCATTTTTTACAAGTTCCAGCTTTAGATGCTCTAAAGACCCGGAGGAATCTTCTCAATCTTTGCATACTCATCTTTTGCATTTCGGGCCAAGTACAAACACTCAGTATTCATCTTCTCATAATATGAATAATGAATGTTGTCAAACTTCTGGTTGTCGCTTTCTATGTTGTTAATTCAATTCTTGAGCAAATTCAGCCTTTCTTTGTTGGAGAACTTTTATCGTAATCGGGGTGTTGCGGATGGCGGTGGTTGATGTTGAAGTTTTTTTTTCGAACCGGGCTCCTCTCCTTTTCATTATATCATAAGGCTttccgtaatgggagtatcatatgtagtatcatgcatgttaaCTAGTCAATTTTGATaagttggtatagaattaaataaagaaagagagggctgagtatcatatcatgatactatATCATATTAAaggatgtgctactatgtgtcttcgtGGCAATAAATGAACCATCCTATGAtactaacacatgatactatgtaTTACGgttgtggtatcatacactattATCATATGCATaagactagtatatgatactacacattacaaccagcctaacggAAATACAATGTCTTTCGAACGACCAGAACCATTGAAAGATGTTGAAGTTTTGTTAGTAGCAATCATTGATCATTTCGGCGGGATCATGACCCTTTTTATCTTTGTTGTTGCGTAGTAATTTGGATGTATGCCTACTCGATGCCTTGACGAACTCATTACATCATAAACCGTGTATACTGTCTCCTTCATACAAATAATTGACAAATTACCAGGACCATTCTATTGCTTGTTAACCCCTGCTTGTCCATTTGACTGTTCTATGGTGTCCAGGCGTTGCTTCTCTCTGTTTACGTGCAGTCTTTCATTGTAAGGGTCAACGGCCTTCCGTCTAAACTATGGAAATCCAAAGGGAGAAGTGTGAATTCTGTGTCTGAAGCGATGAACTTACGACGACCAAAAGAGTGCGATGAACTGACGCTGGCGATAACTTCGGAGGCAAGACATATGCATATAGCCTCCCATAACTTTTTCTTCCAAGTGGGGTGAAAGACCGAACAAAAGGGCAAAGGTCTACCTGATCGGATAACAGCGTGAAGATTCTAAAATGGCACTGTCTGAATCTGATGGTCCAATCCCGGCAGGAGAAAGCAAATTGCTGAGGCCAAACATGGAAGGCAAAGAACTGTAAGTCTGTAACAAAGGCAGATGCAAAAGCTACAGGGGCATATCCCTAACCCAAAAGATTGCCTGCCATTGGGCGCTTCGTGGCTAAGGTTACAACACTGCAGGTCCATGGATAATGCACGGCCGGCTTTGGGCTTTGGCAGAGTCAAGGGATCTCCATTTTGACTGATTCAGCCCTATTAGTGTAGTACCCCTACTGTTTTGTTTATTTCTCATGCAAGTAACATATGATTACTCGGTGGGTCGGAATGGCAGAATACTTGGTACTGACGAGTGAAAACTGAAAGCTTAGTTTGCAAGTAAGTCGATTGCACATTATCCTTCTGTATGATATCCTACCTGATGATGATTTTTCTCATGTCCTGTTGGCAAGCATGGGCTGTTTATTTGTCAAAGAATTCCAGCAACATGATTAATTCGGACTGGGTCTTGTTGGGAAGCAGAGAACTGAATTCAGTCTCTTTCGGTGGTAGAGATTTGCTGCACAAATGCCACTCGAACGGTTCGATATCGATTTGTCATGAACGCGTTCAGTGTCGGAATTCTTCAGACATCAACTGCCAAGCAATAAATCACTACCATAACTACAGTCGTCCTTTGATATCTTCTGACAACTGACCATATGGAATGCCAGTTCTGTATGCCACCAGGAAGACAATCTCTCATCCGAAATATACATACTTTTACACTAGAAGAAAGAATGGATATCTGAAACTTGCTGACTGCACTGCACACGTATGAATGAAGGCTACGGTTTGCCGTTCCCACCCAACCATTCCATTCCCAAGCTTGTTCACAAAGTTCATCGATCTTCCCCAACCCCGAAAACATCCATCACCAGCCGTCATGCACCGGCATAACAACGACATGTTGTTGTACTTGTACCTTAACCTACACATACACAGACAGATCCTAGCATGCACCATCTAAACGTACATGCACAAAACACAAGGGGACGATCTCCGTCCGGAGCGCGCGTGTCATCGCCGTGCCTGCGCGATGGCCTGCTCGAGGTGCTGCAGCGACCGGTGGTAGCTGACGAAGCCCATGAACCAGAACTCGAAGCCGTCGTTGGTGACCACCTCGATGTAGCGCTGGTCGGGCTTGTGCTTGTTCTCGGTGGGCACGGCGCGCCTCACCTTGCGCAGCGGTATGGTCACCTTGTACGGCACGCGGACCTTGGCGCCGTCGGGGGCGGCCACGGCGAGCGAGCGGTCGCTCCGGAAGGCGACGCGCTCCGTGGAGACGAAGAGCATCCCGGCGATCGGCCCCGCCGTGGTGGACAGGTAGCACTGCGACGCCCTGACGAGCCGCTCGTTCTTGTCCACGGAGAACCACTGCCGGAACACCTTCTCGACGCCGCCTGCCTGGATGATCCTGGCGCCCAGCGTGAGCTTCCCCTTGACCGTCTCCGATAGCTTTGGCCCCAGAGTCACTGCATACGTCGGGAACAAGAACGCGCTCAGTCTCTATCTATCTATAATAACAATCTTAATTGACGGACGCATGCGATACCATACGATACGAccaagaagaagggaaggaaaatcaattaaagaaagaagagaaagaaaacatGGTTGATTGCTTACCGTGTTCTTTGATGCCCTGGgcgatcttccccctcttcctgCGGACTTGGCTGGTCTGATCGCGGTCGGTCGCCGTGGAGCCGCCGTTGGAAGCACCGTCGTTGTTGATGGATTGGAAGGAACCGGAGACGAACCCGGCATGATCAGGGGGTGTGATGGTCTCCTCCACCTCCGGGAAGTCGGGCTCCTCTATACCGTAGGCCGTGCTGTTGACCGGGATCCCAATCACATGATCCTGATTCCTTGCCCCCTCCATCGCTACCGATCGATAGATCAATCAACCAAGCTCGCTCGCAAGCAAGGAATTGATCCCTCGGCCTTCCTCTGCTTTGTGTCCTTCCTGCGTCGTCGGTGCGCCGAAAGCAAAGCAatgtgtggtggttgttgttgctggtaaGCTCAGGTCCAAATTGAGAAGGGGGGGAGCCTATTTTATAGAGTGCCTGCCTGCTCGACTCCCCCCAGAACCGCCCCGGCTGCCGGTCTACGCTATACGAGTATACTAATAAGAGAATTCCGCGAGCGCACTTTGGCAATTGCGAATTGTGAATGGATGCAACAGTCCTCATCCTCTCATCATGATAAAAAGCTTGGCCCTAGAAAAAGAGCCCGGTGGCCACACCACCTAACTTTGCGAGCGCATGGGACCCCCCGTGTGCCGCTGCTGCTGCTTTTCGGTGTGTCATCCGTTTGTGTTTTCGCGCACGGAGCCTTTTCCTTTTTATGATATGATCAAAGTCTCGGACTCGTTCAGTTCGAGTGCATGTCCATTCTGTGCTCCACGATAGCAACATCGCACAATCCGCATGCATTGCGAGACGATGATACATGTTCCGTCGTCGGTTCGGTATCTGGCCGAGAGTTCACGGGGTTGCGCCAGATGGCCGACCCCGGGCGGCACTGTGGCCGGCAAGCCGGTTTGGCAGCATCCATTTTTTGCACGCCAACAGAATACTcctactagctagctagctaggatATTGCAAGCGCAAACAGAACAGTCAGACAGTAGCATTGACAAAGAAGCCCACAGAGATGCAGACAGATGAAGCATCGGACCGAAGGCCTGGATGAGTCAGCCGGGGGCACACACACCTAGATCCGGGACGAATCAGAATCATGGCTCCCCAAAGGCCGTGACCGGAAAGCAGGGGCCGGCCGAGTGGACGACGACGCCTTTGACGAGGCCGTCCCTACTCGCGCCACCAAGGGCCGTTAGTTAATAACTAACTAACCGGCATGGCCTACGCTGCATACGCACAGCAGGGCAAAGCCGCCCGGAAGCGTCACGAATTCGGCCGCACCGTGTGCTTTCGCCTTTGCTTGGCTTGGCGACTATGGCCCCGGTCACTAGCGGCTCCCCGTAGCTTCGCCAGCGGCGCGTCCGACTAAGCGACGCGCCGAGTCACCATCCGCCCCCGCGCATTCGCGCTTGGACAGCGCCGCTGGTTCGTTCGTTGGTTGGCTCCCGACCCGCTGCAGCGATGCGACTGGTAATTGCTGCTTGGTTTTTTTACTTTCACGTCCTCCTTTTgttaattttttttttctttttcaaaggGTGCtgtcacttcttcttcttcgtttccTTGCTCGGTTGGGTAAACATCCATCTTTGCGGAACCTCTACTTGCGCATGTATTCCTGCATACGTGAATTAGGATTTATTTTTTCTTCGTCAATGGAGTAACTAAGATTATTTTGTTCGTGAATGGAGCGTGGGCTCCGAAGTGGTATTAGAGCATCTAGCATTTCCACCTAAgggcctctttgattttcttttacaAGGATTATATTATTTATGGGTTTTTCCGCGAAAGCATTTTGATTCATACGATTGAATCTTACAAAAACTCTAGCAGGGTCGCTGTATCGATTCGACCGGCATAATGACCGTCGATATGATGATTTTAGCCAAAAATACTACTCAAACAGAGTCACCATCCAACCCACGCCACCATAATGAAAGAAGGGTGCTCGATATTGAGCTCGTGAGCCTTCATATTTAAAAGGTGTGGATATTGATTTGAAGGACGCGTCAATCGCCAACCGCTCGCCCCGCATGGCTCATCTTCTCTTTCTATCAATGGTACACACGACCAGAAGTCTATAGCACCGAAAAGCATACCAATTAATGGTGGCACCGATCACCCCCCCTGCTCACCATGTTTCCTGCCCACCCGCCACCCACAACTATATGATTGGTTATCCCAATGTTTGAATAGTTCACCTTCACCCACAACTTCCACTTTCCTTACCTTCACCCTCAGCTGCCACTTCACTCCCCTCGCATTGTCGCTTCCCTTGCGGTCCGATTGGATGCcgctcttggaggaggaggagcagatggTGGATGAGGAGCAAGCGGAGGAGGAGGGTCGACATTATGCGTGGAGGAGACGCAAGAGGATCTTCCCTCTCTGACTGCCTAGGTTGGAATTTCAAAACACGCTCCACTAAGTGGGATATCATGTGTGGCTATATGTGCATGAGAAGAAAAAGAGAGCCCGCCCACGTAGCTCATATCGGTCACCACGTCCTCCGTGTCGGTTCACTATTACGAAGGCTTGGGATGAGCGCTATGCCACCTATGCCTCATCCTTCTGCCCCGGTGAAATCTTGAAGCACACCGGTGTTGAGCATGAGATAAAGGCCGGCCGGGATTGTGCCGTATGGCTTCATTACATGGACAAGATAAAAGGATTCAACGGTGGAGAGGCATCTCATCAAATGGTGCACATTCAACATGAACATGCATCATTCACCAAGAAGAATCGCGTCATGCTGGACCTTGCCCCCATTGAAAATGTTGCCCCCGACCTCAATAATGACAGGTAGGAATAGGACGAAGATGAGGTTGTCAGACCATAACATGTTCGTGTCTAGATGACAAGTGAACTCGTCATATATGTATGTGCCCCGTGCACTACATTCATTGTCGTCATGGTGGGGAGCAACTAGTGATGCTATCAAGGTGTAAAAAGTCAACGGTTTAGTAAAAAGAATTCGATAATTGATTTTTCTACGTCCTATTAAACCACTTTTTATAGCAATGGTTCCATCTCTCAAACTGATGTGTAGATTTTTCGATTTGATGCAAaagaacagaaaacaaaataaaagataCCAAGGCCACATGTGAACATGTCTTAGCGCACAACTGTCCCAACCTCCATTTCGTCATATGGGATATGATGACTAAGCTAGAGTTGCTCCTATTTTCTTAAGAGCAACTTTAATAGCTCCACTAAAAACCTTTCCGTAAAAGTGATTTTGCGGGAGGACCGTATAACTTAGGAGTAGTTGTCTCTGAAAGCACATGTGCTTCCttgatggttttgataattcatgacaacatacattgtctcttggactactaGTTTTATATAGTTTATTTCACATGAAGTCCATAGAGAGAATTGACTCGATTGTGgggagaagccccaaggaaggatAAGAAtatgattggccaagcttcaagtttcaagactctacattttgcttttatgtgagaaatcataATTGAGTCCATACGAAAAGAAATACTATGAAAAGGGGATGATGTATATACGATGttctagttgctcaagtgcttagagttggccaccaaaaaccctcgtgaaattctcccacaaaatatttaCCAAGTTTTACCCTAGACAGAATCCAAAGCCAAGCCAACaatctcggtgccaccaagtttgattTCGGTGCAACCAAAAAACAGTGACCAACTCCCTGGTTGCCATTTGCTGAAAATCGCAATTTCTGATTTATGCaagtcggtgccactgagtttggaTAACTTCCTAGTCCAACCAAATCGAActcaccgagatttatatatcaaTCTCACCGAAacaccaaaagttgccacattttacactagccggtgcaaccgagttttcacTTCAAttccaccgagttgggaaataatgttgtaatagtttaATTCtttgagatgcctatatatacccccttcaCCTACCTCTCACTCATAGAGGAAGAACTCAGAACAAACCAACACTTGTcgcatccattttctaagagagaaacgCCTATTTATTTGTTGAGATCAAGattttccactccaaccatattgatcttgatttctagcctcccaaagttgctttccacccaatcaatctcttctacccaagcaaaatctgtgagagagtaatTGGGTgttaaggagactatctttttaagcacaagagaaaggatttcatcatacatatcatatctattaccttttggagagtggtgtctcctagattggttaggtgtcgcttgggagcctccaactttGTGAGGAGTTAAACCAAGAAGTTTGCAAGGCCAAGGAGATcgactacttcgtgaagatctacccccagTGAGGCtagtctgtgacagcccgatgccgacgttccagaagctttcccttttctttccgttttcgtcgtgtgggtattttcagttgccgcatcatcatcgcatcatgcgcatcatctgcattgcatcagcgtCTCCGTTGCTGCCcgttttcaaaatttgcatccgttgttagttgccggttcgcgtcgtcgtccgttctgagcccgaccgcactcgcacgcgcccgcggcaccgtcgaaaccctgttttaaaagcgcgtttaaaactttctctgatcgggttgagatttgacgtgcggtcgtgattagcTATAGCGAGGcctcctgtcgaatttcgtcgtgatcggagaccgtctggtacccgaacggtcgcccgtagtggcaccgtcttcggttattcgtcggacgtctgtcggtgttttaaaattcgtgccgcgccgcccgctctccctcttgtctccggatattctctctacacggccgcgtacccatacccgcgtttggaatcgtctgaatccgaccccgcggttggatccggagcgcgattccggttaaccgagcccccccccccccccccgttttctATTTATAGACCCCCATGCATTATTCAGacaaaccctctctctctccctcgggatccgcgcccccgaaaccctagccgcactctctctctcctcccacccaccagccgccacgggcccgggcaggcccatccgacGCGCCGCCGCCAACCGCTGCCTCCCGTGCTCCCCGCACCTCCTGCCGCAGCAGAGCGCCGCCGTCCCGAGCCGTCGTGCCCCGCCGCCAGCACCGCCGGTCGCCGCCTGCCCggggcgccgccgcctcctccggccgcctcccGCCGCCACTGGAGCCTTGCCCTCGCCGCGCCCCCGAAGCCGCCATCAGGACCCCGCGAACCTCCTGCTGCAGCCCGAGCTCCGAAGTCGGCCGGCCCTAGTTCCTCGTCCCCGGGGACGGAGCTCCTCGGCCAGATCCGGGCAGCTCGAGGCCGGATCCGCGCCGCCCCTCGCCTCCCTTGCCCGCCGCCGGCTGCCCGTGCTCCCGTCGCCGCGTCCCAGGTGCAGGTTGCGGTCGCCGCCCTCAGGCACGACGAGGGGACGAGCCCAAGCGGCAGCATCGCCCCGCTCGCCAGCGTTGACCCCCGCCTGGGCCGCCTTCTCTCTTGGGCCGCGCCGACCGCCAGGCCAGCGGGCGCCCAGCGGCCCACCAGCTCGGCCTCCCCACGCGGCCCAACACTGCGCGCCCCCACGTGGCCCATTGcccaggccgcctcctccccttcaGCCGGCCTTTCGGCCCAAGATGAGTCTCCTCTGCCTGTTCCCTATTGCCCGCCCGTGGCGATTTATTCTATGCTGTGCTATGCGCCTGTGTAGCCCATTAGGCTTAGATTCGGCCCGTTAGCTATTTAGAATTTTCGGAGTTTaattataattccagaaaattagaCGTTTAATAAAATccccgtaactttttatccgtaagtcggatcgcgaagatttagatatgtatctcgggtagaatttcgcgtaggatctgttttcacaacttgcatatttatttgacgccgtttagagtgcctaatgcctcgttttgcgtgctgtttcactaggatccgttccgtagttatttgtcgcgcaagtccggactgcccgtataccgtagattaaatgctcgtgttttagggatcatttttgcatgtatattAGAGCGGTTGCTCATATTTTTTGAGTGtaggatttgccggtaatttattttcccgtatctaggtgattatctcgcattaatgtgtgacattattttgtgttgcaaacctcacatattttatatgtttccggggtagaaaaatcccatggatttttctgtgcaattagttttagcttttgaggaagttagtttgcgcggtattttgctatgttgcccttttgattatttcataggatttattccgtgcctcgtttgaattagttgtcaactagggagttgttcttgggtgttttgtttagcccctggtatttttggttgcaatagaaatgcatgtttaggtgttgtttgcttgctctcaagttgctagaaatagtgctgttttagacgagctgaaataattctaagtctggaatctgtaatattttgttgctgtcttgtcttgcttgcatcttgtgatctgtagctcttttgaggttggtccaatggagtaagttgtaccccttgtgtttctatagcatgctgtgaagtttcatgccatttggagtcttgtagctataggttttgctgctgtcaatatgccttcaggctgaaaactgcactttcatgaggtgttattttcactaagtctgaaatagtgcgtgagatgtcattttgtgtcttcttttcctagtgctccttgatgccatgctagttgttgttagctgttcgtagtagtgcttcttgccctcctccgtgccatgccttgcttgagcatatcggagtcgtGTAGCTCGTagatgtggggcgtagaaagtgctatgtggctgattttggcacattgtagtgttttcttgttttgctcgtagttttcgaaccgtagctccgttttgatcgtgtcctacatgaaacttgcttagaatctcatgtagtttcattttctcttgctggttgcaagTTTTTAAGTGCTCGTAGCCATcggtgcacacatattgcattcatgccatcatatcttgcgatgcttgtaacttttgatccgtagctccgttggagatgttctttat
This genomic stretch from Hordeum vulgare subsp. vulgare chromosome 6H, MorexV3_pseudomolecules_assembly, whole genome shotgun sequence harbors:
- the LOC123402025 gene encoding putative GEM-like protein 8; the encoded protein is MEGARNQDHVIGIPVNSTAYGIEEPDFPEVEETITPPDHAGFVSGSFQSINNDGASNGGSTATDRDQTSQVRRKRGKIAQGIKEHVTLGPKLSETVKGKLTLGARIIQAGGVEKVFRQWFSVDKNERLVRASQCYLSTTAGPIAGMLFVSTERVAFRSDRSLAVAAPDGAKVRVPYKVTIPLRKVRRAVPTENKHKPDQRYIEVVTNDGFEFWFMGFVSYHRSLQHLEQAIAQARR